The Prunus dulcis chromosome 3, ALMONDv2, whole genome shotgun sequence genome segment aaaaagaagaaaaagaaacatatagTTCATCAATCAAGGGAAAAAAGGTAAAGTAAATTGATAGTGTGGTTTTTGCAACTTGGTACGCAATTGTGAAAATGAGTCATCCGGGGTTTTAGCCTCTGAGAAAGAACACTTATTGCAGAGGCAAGAGGCAAATTGTTTTCCCTGCCAAAGAATTTATGTGCTGGAAAGCAGGGCCACTTGGGAGAAAATATCGAGGAAACAGAACTGGATAGGCATGTGCcattgaaaacaaaaggacCAAGAAGAGGGACCAATTCAATCTAATCTACTAGTCTAGTCCCCCCACTTTGAAGGGCATAGTTTAGTTTTTTATGACACCAACCATAAAATGCAACCTTCATTTAATTGTCCCATCTTTGAGAAACTCATCATTAATTAGAAACATCCTTAATTATTACCACACAATTAACCTTAAAAACCTACAGCAACATGGCTAAGTGTTAGCATGTTAACTGGGATATCAGCGAGAACATACCTCTTCATCAGATTTTAATTTTGCATTTGATTTAGGCGAGTCTCCTACTCGGAATCGGTTTAACGATCTCTCTATGATTGAAGGTGTTGAAGCAGAGCTAGGAGGACTACTTGAACTCATATCAGGAGGTGTGCTTTGAGTCCCCACATCTCTGGTCGTGCcttctgttttcttctctgcATTGAGAAATTAACGTATGGTAGTTGTAAATTAATTAGCATATCCAAATTCCAATGCTAGCAACCATTTTTTTGTGAGTGAAAAATGACGAGTATGAGGTAAGATAGAGGGTTGAACCTGGAACTGGAAACTGACGAACAAAATCTTCTTTTGCAGGATTAGAAGAAGGCTTGGCATGAATTGGTCTTGAGTGGGAGGAGTAAACAAGAGGTGCAGACATTGTAATTCTATTGGTTATGTTTCGAAACGATCTTCCACTCAGTGTTTTTGCAGATAAACACTCCATTGGAACCTGCCCTGATAGAGGGTTGCATATATATTTCTCTGCTTCATTCCACTTAGAATTCAAAGCAAACCCATCTGGTGACAAAGATTCCCAACTATGATATGCTGACCTTGCCTGCAATGCTGCAAGAAAAAACACCACAAACCTGTATGTTATAATTTGAACTAACAACATGCTTTCATGATCATGTTTGCAGTTTAGTACCATTCTTGCTAATTTCtttaaatcattataaaaatcttACCTTTGAGGGCAGTGGTGAATGAGTAGGTTGCCGGGTCGATTTCGTCTGCATAAAAAGAAAGGGGAGGAAATGATGAGAACTAGTAAATGCAAGCTGGGTTTTGAATAAAACAGAGAGAAGTATACCTCTTAAGTTATAGCCAGGAGAAGAAGCAGTACTAGAGATGGTTATGTTTGATCTGAAAGACCTTGTGTCCTCTCTGAAGCTTCTAACATATGAAGCTGAAAACCTTCTGGAATTTGTGTTTTCACGGCTGATTCTAGCCTTCACAGCCCATTCTCTCAAACTGAACTCTGTCTCATCTCGCCTTCTTGAACCATATGGTGACTCTTCCATGGTGGAGAACGTAAAATGagcttttttccttctttctcaaGATTTATAATCAGTAACGGAAGGCCACATGAACAAGTATGAAAACATGCAGAGCAACTTTCAAAATATGTAAACTGTATTTCTCTTTCTGGGAAGATATGATTAAAAAGAGTAGCTGCTACATTTGTATCAGTTTAAACATGGCGGTATATGCAATGTGCATATTGCTTTGGTTGCCTATTCCACACatacacgcacacacacaaactGACACGTACACATAAAGGGTGAtgctttctccttctccttccaaaaaagaaaagagagaagctGCAGTACAAATTTTAAGAgtcaagaatatatttttacTTCCACAAAGTTTCAATTTATACACCAGCAAAGTTCATAACTTTATGGTATGATTTTTAAATACTGCAAACCAAGGGGTATGTATTTCCAATaattttcttgggttttttttaccaaaTGCGAAAGGTTGAAAGATCATTCACCATTCTTTGTGGGCAGGTAAGATGTGAGAGGTGTCTGCAGAGCTGACACTGGAATTGATCTAAAGAATCttaaaattgataaataaCCACAGGAATGTGGGTCACaattttgttgtatttttgcTCATGAAAAGAGTAACATTGCAATAGTACGatgtgttgaaatttttttaatccaacAATCCAACCAAATTTAGCATTTGAATGTGAATGCATTATACTTTTCCCTAGTGGGAAACTGTTTGATTGAAGTCAGGGAAGatatgatttgattaatttgtgaAAATGTATTCAAATTGACAGAGAAGTGTCAAGAAACTTTTATAATCAGGTGGAGCACAGGGTAACATGGAAGTTCATCATGGAAGTACTTGGATGGCCTTGTTGAGCAACTCAAGTGCAGTGAGGCAATTGAAGGTTAACTTAGAAGTACATATTTTATCAAGCAAAGTATATTTTGTACTTCCAAGCCCTTTGAGTAATTGCCTTTTATAGGCTCAAGGTAACCACAAAATCTAATAGTTTTTGCATTAATGCTAGTGATACTTGTATTCAAAATCACGCACTCGATGACCATTTGAGATACAGCTACAGGCTCTTTAGTCTTAAAAACATTGTCCTTACTGTAAAtagttttgaatttgaaaaattcaaacaattgtTTCCCTCCTGTGACCTCTCCATCAATGACTGCATAAAATTCTGattattaaaaaggaaaacaaatgtTTTACATCTGATTTTTACTTTTGGGGGTATGGTTTCTAAGAGCTAACAAGTTGATGAAGCAGATATTAATGTTGGGTTGCTTTCGGTCTGGGCTGGATGGCGAAGAAAAAGAGTGGATAGCAAGAAGTGGAGGGAGAAGGGCACTTGGCTTGAGGGGTGGAGTGGGGGTGAGAATGTCTGTGTGGCTGTGCATATCCATGTCATGAGATTGTTAACATCTTTGAAAAAGGGCGGATTGAGGGTGGTGCGGTCCTCCAATTACGGGGATCAGAGGGCCCCACCACTGGACCTCATCATAGTCGTCAGTTTTGTCTAATGTGTAAGCAAGGTAGGTTTCAGTAAAGTGACAGGCGGGGCCCATCCActtcatttaatttctaaagttttcatttcaagGATGATATATCTGAATCTCTGATATTATTGTCCTTTTTTTACATTTTCAGCTAAGGTATTATTGTCCTTGAAAAACCTTCTTCTGGTTGAAGAAGTGTTTGGTGTTAACCCAAAGCTAAAGCTTTCTTTACAGAAAAGTGTTTCATCATTGGAAATATTAGTAGCTCATCTCAATTTATAAAGGTTTTCATTTTACATCTGCAGATGCTAAATCCTGATTTCAAAGCTATGAAGGCAAACAGAGTTCTAACAACCTATAGATTTTCATTTCTATCAATTCTGAAAGCGCACCAGACAAAATCACAAGCATATAAGttcaacagaaaaaataacCATGGGCATTCACCCAGTTAATATGTGTTGGTGAACGTTATTACAGACATTACAAACTCTAAGAACTCATAAAGTCTCAGAATGTCTGGAGTTTCATCCATATCAGACGCTATCCTGCAAGCTGTCTCATGGGTTTATTGACCTTCGGTCGAATGCAGGTTCAGTTCTCCAGCTGACAACCGTAGAATAGACATGCACCACATGAGGCAACACGGGAGAACCCACAGCCAATACGTTCACATATGACAAAAGTTGCAGCTCGTGGAGTTAGGTTGAACAACAGAAGTGGCTTTCAGTTGCTGAAACAATCAACCTTTAGAATGTGGAAAGCAATGACAGGCACCCAACTGGTCCCGATTCCATACTACCTAAAATAGGGGGAAAATATTTGATGAGCTCAAACCAACCAGTGACAAGAGACTTAAGAAATCAATACCAAATTCAAACCATACCAGTCCACAACCTTCTTCCAATCAATGCTATTGGGTTACCATGGATGGCAAGCCTTCTTTAAATCCAAACacaaataccaaaaaatttctaagATCTTACATACCTTCAAGAGTTCAGCATTCTCAAAGTCTTAACCACTTTTAGATTGATGAGGAAACTGCAGCTCCTGACTTCAGTAACATAAACGACGCATGGGACCATGGTAATCAAGCAACACAAGGGCAcctaaaaaatcaaaatatgagtTCAGACTCCATACTAAAATACAGACTATACATGACAAGTTGACAACTTATAGTTCCAACACTCACTGTTTAAACAGAACATTTCTCCAGGACCTCAATCAAACTGGCAGAGCTCATTTAACAAGGCCTGGATTTTAGAAGTCCTACAAAGAAACCAGCTTAAAATCATATCCacagaaaaaatatattcGAGGGCAAAAATTTAAGACAAGCTGCTCACCAGTAGAAAAGGCGGTTATAGCTATGCAACTTCAAGAAATCGCATAGGTGTATAAGTTTCCTGCTTAAGAGGGATAAACATcaacagaaataaaaggaaaaaataacataaaataaaaaagatgataGAGGGGATATTAAGTTTTATACTCCACATGATACTtgcataatgaaaataattatgatATCCAATTTAGAACAAAATTCTTGACCACAAACGACACATAACATCTGTGCTTAGCCAACATCATGTTTATAAAACTTATGATATCAGATTTCCAGCagtttcaatttaaaaaatttagtttcaacaataagaaaaaactTGATTCTACATGGCTAATTGAACTGATGCATGATGCCAATTAACCTATTTATCTATATTTGAAGTCCAGTAACACTCATTGTATACAAAGTAAGTCtaaatggaaaaaagaaaaccacatGTTACCTTGGCCAAGAATCAAAATAGCATTTGCAGCCAACGGAATAAGATCTTGAATCTTTTCACTAGCAAAAATTGTGAGAACAACTAGCACAGAAAACAGAAAGTCAGTGCAAAATACTGGAACTGAACTGGAAACTAAATCCAGAAAGGGGCATATGATCCCAACTAAATCTGATCGTTGGGTTCAAATGCTTGATGAACAAGTTTGCACCATCATAGAACTCCACTGATGAGGATAAATTGCAACCTcataaaattattgaaaaaacaTGTAAGTTTCTTTCACATGTTAGGAAGAAAGATGTGACATTATCTGAAATTAAAATGCATTAAATTTAACTAGAAAATTATGGGAAAATGGATACCTGAGATATGAATCAACTTTTCCTCACTATCATTTCTATCATTTTCGTTAACCGCATTATCCATGTCAGATGCTAACATCATGTGCACAGAATTGAATCCATCTGAAGCCCAAACAGATTGAGTTCCTGCAAAATGATAGCaaattttttaagtttcaGTGGTTAGTGAGATAGTGAAAAGTGACCTCATGGTTGAAGCTATGGTCAAGAGGCATATGTCTAAAATTTAGATGAACTACCATAACATTAAATGTTTCACTCATAAAAACACAGACCAAGCTACACGCCCCAGCAGTATCCCCCACATTAAGATCATCAAGTTCTATTGTTCTATTAATACAGGGAATTACTCAATTGCAAATCCACCTTCAGCTTCCAACATGTAAGCATCtgcaaaataattaaaaagaaagaggtAGGAGAAGCATACTTGAAGCTATGTCAGGAAGAACAGCCAGCTTTTGCACTTTCATAATGTGAGGCAACTCCCGCAAGTAAGAAGTTATATTTGATCCAAGTGCAGGGCTGGAGATGTGCAAAATGCGTAAAGCTCCATTTGAGTCCAAGATTAAAAATTTGTTGGGGGACAGTGCCTCAATGGAAATTGCCTTAGCTGGTATCATTCTTGTCGATTTTGAGGTTTCAAACTCCTTGCCCTTGAATGTCACAAAACACACTCCCTCTTCAGGTGAGTCTTGTTTCAATTTAACTGACCGCTGCTTGGCTGCAAGGTTCAACACAATGTTAGTGGCAGTAGTCAAACAGCCAAGGGCAATACAAGTTCATATGAATATAGTACCAAGACGCAATGGAAGCCACTTCCATCTAAAATAGAAATGTGTAATTATCTGGTGACCATACTGCAGAGGTATATCTGCCCTAAGTTAGATAATTTTTTAGGGGGTCAAGGCTGGCAATCAGTCATGAGCTAGAGATTGCAATTGGATGACAAGAAATACAACACAGTCCCTAACTGAAGTTATTTTTCTAATCAGTGATTTACCATCTAGAGGCATGCTTATGATTTTAACCCAAGGACAGCACCTTGCTTAAATGAGTAGCACCCATGTCCtggtaaaaaagaaatacctAAAAGCAATTTGTCAGTGCAGATAACAgataaacatataaatatgTTACAAGTAATGCATGTGCAAGAAACAGGCCCAACTAAAGTCAATAAACTAAAGTTACATGTTACAACATATGATGGAAAAAATTGTGTATACAATACAACCCCTCCTCTCACATTTAAACCATCATGTGACCAGttattgtgtgtgtgtgtgtgtgtgtgtgtgtgtgtgtgtgtgtgtgtgtgtgagagagagagagagagagagagagagagagagagagagattgtgtACAACCATTAAGACAAGAATTTATCCATAAGGATCAAGGTACAAGAATGGACATGCTGGTCCACAAGCATATTATATGGGTTAAAGACATAAAGTGATCATGACACTTTAATAATAGCTAGAACACCCAAAAACCcaataaattttcattttaacttGTATATCTGTGAACTTATTAAGCTCAAAATGTTAGTCCAAATAACAAGATTTCAACAAGGTAATAAAGGACTACTTAGCTAGGCCAATCATGGTAGGCCATTTTAAATCCAAATCACAATCTTTGAGATAGCTTgaactataaataaattttcacTCACTTGATCAAATGATGGCAGCACTCAAGAATACCTTGTTACTTACACACTTGCATAAAACACAGAAGCCGTCCACTTAAAGGATATTCTCCAACTTCTAAATTTAGAGAGCGTGCATTAATTTACTAGAGGATCTTTATCTCATCTTACTAGCTATTTAGTTTTACAAAATATATCCAGATAGTCATTATGATGCAATAAGTGGATGCCTATGCATACGAATCTTTCAACATCATGAACCCTAAATTTAAGCCATGACTGAAAATCGACTGAAGAGCAGCCAACCTCATTTATTTCCTTATTTAGTTTTCCAATAAGAACCCCTTCTATTAAATACTTCCCACCATCAAACATGACCCTTGAACCCCAAAACTGTCAAAAGTAGCTGCTGCTTGTATAGTCCTGGCACAGCAATATGGAATTCAGCAACCTTCCAGCCATGAAAGTCTAATCTTTTCCATCATATGCAAACAATATATCTTATATGCAAGCGTATTCATTTATGAgtaaacatttatttatttattttccctATTTCAACAAGTATACCAAATAGGCACTTCATAAGAAAATCAATATGactgtatatgtatatatagcaAGTCCTATCGACATATTAAGTAAATCCCAGTTTTATAACCAAGAAATTCCTACTATAGTTCGGCATACGTCAACGACCCAATAACTGTGGAGATATGATAAAATTTAGGTAAAATAAATGTCTAAACGCACTGAAATTGTTGCCCAAATGTCCCACAAACATAACGAGGATAGATCCAATTATCAAGACACAACCTAAGGTACACAAACAACTATAAATAAGCGTATCCTTAAAGAGGCCTGGAGTAACACAGTTAACAGGGGTTTAAACTATCCTCATTGGTTGTATGGCCATAGTTGTTATCATAACACCAATAGAATCTTGCTTAAGTTCTGCCATCCTTAGAAGACCAATGTATGACATAAAGCTTTCACTTTGCAACAGGTTTGATCATAAAGTTCCGCTATCCAACTCAATTAAGTACTAACTCAACAAGGAGCAATGGATATATTTCGTAAACATACAAAGAACGTTTGCTTTGCATTTTCTGCACACAGGTAACATCAGCAAAAGTAAAAGCAAAACGGAAAATTTGCATACTTACCAGAAACATAATTCCTATCGTTCTTCCCACACAAGTCCCCATTGCAAGGTATCTCCGAAGTGCCATGGAATTTTCCGCCTCCATATTTATTTCCCTTATCCCCCAAATCACTATGGGCATGGTCACCAATCACCCCATTAGGCAAACACAAATTTCGACCCTCGGTTTTCGAACTCGAATTCAAAAGTTTGGCCTTTCGAACCCGCCCTTTAACAAGCTGCCTCAAATTGAAAACCCTAACTCCATTATCTTCTCCTAAGATCAAGAACCCAAAAGAAATGCTAATCGACCAAACAAGCTTGCAACACTCAATCACAGCACACCTCATCAACTTCACAACCACCCCATCGTTATCATCATTATCCTCATTATCAATCAATTTCACAGCGAAAACCCAAATCTTTGAGCTCGAAACAGAGTACATGGCGAAGAAATTGACCGACCCGGCAAGCTTAATCGAAACTCCATGGTGAGCATCAACCAAAACCCCCAATTTCTGATCAAATTGAAGCTCTTTCTGAGTGCAAACAACTTGAGCTCTCACAAATTGCTTCTGCTTGTGCAAAATATAAAACCTGAGCAGGACCTGAGACCCACCTCTATAAGGACCCGAGACAATGAATAGAACGCGAGTATTGgggttagggttagggttttggaggaggaggaaggtggaggaagaagagggaggaGCAATTAGGGTTTGAGGAGGAGGGAGAGAtgagagggaaagaggggaGATAGAagggtagagagagagagtggagtCAGAGTGCATGAgggctagagagagagaatggggCTCAAAGAGGAGGGAGGTTATGTTAGGGGAAGAGAGGGAAGGGTTGGGGAGCCTTAGCTTTGAAGCTTGGACAACAACCATTAGAAGAAGACTGAAGATGACCCAATAACAACACAACTGTCTGagattttttgttgtctt includes the following:
- the LOC117621020 gene encoding uncharacterized protein LOC117621020; the protein is MEESPYGSRRRDETEFSLREWAVKARISRENTNSRRFSASYVRSFREDTRSFRSNITISSTASSPGYNLRDEIDPATYSFTTALKALQARSAYHSWESLSPDGFALNSKWNEAEKYICNPLSGQVPMECLSAKTLSGRSFRNITNRITMSAPLVYSSHSRPIHAKPSSNPAKEDFVRQFPVPEKKTEGTTRDVGTQSTPPDMSSSSPPSSASTPSIIERSLNRFRVGDSPKSNAKLKSDEEVEVKDTREQEETKREKEERKKSDDEQQRRQGGCLSWMRKRYREKHKPRKKNIFLSHLKGC
- the LOC117621017 gene encoding uncharacterized protein LOC117621017, which produces MVVVQASKLRLPNPSLSSPNITSLLFEPHSLSLALMHSDSTLSLYPSISPLSLSSLPPPQTLIAPPSSSSTFLLLQNPNPNPNTRVLFIVSGPYRGGSQVLLRFYILHKQKQFVRAQVVCTQKELQFDQKLGVLVDAHHGVSIKLAGSVNFFAMYSVSSSKIWVFAVKLIDNEDNDDNDGVVVKLMRCAVIECCKLVWSISISFGFLILGEDNGVRVFNLRQLVKGRVRKAKLLNSSSKTEGRNLCLPNGVIGDHAHSDLGDKGNKYGGGKFHGTSEIPCNGDLCGKNDRNYVSAKQRSVKLKQDSPEEGVCFVTFKGKEFETSKSTRMIPAKAISIEALSPNKFLILDSNGALRILHISSPALGSNITSYLRELPHIMKVQKLAVLPDIASRTQSVWASDGFNSVHMMLASDMDNAVNENDRNDSEEKLIHISVVLTIFASEKIQDLIPLAANAILILGQGNLYTYAIS